AGATAAACAAAACAACCAGCACCACCATGGTTAAATCCGCTGTGGCATTTCGGTACGGAAAATAACGACTTTGAAAAAACTGATACAGCGGTTTGAGGAAGAAAAAAAGCAGAAATGAGATGACGCCCACGTTGTAACCGCTAATCGCGATCAGATGTGAAATGCCCCATTTTTGAACCTCGTCACGAAGCTCTTTGGAGATGGGCGTTGCAAACAGAAGCGTTTTGTAAAGCTCGGCTATCTTTTCACTTTCATGTTGCTCTTCGACGAAGCGATAAAGGGGCTTGACATCCAACGGTGGGTCATCTTCGTAGATTTCATACAAGGTAAGTGATGGAGCAAAAAAGCCTTTGAGGTAGTCGTAAAACGTGACTTTATCCACTTTGAGTTTCACTTTCACGCGGGTTTTAATGCTCATAGTGACAACACGCCACGAGACGGTGTAAACTTCCGCGCCACTGCCATCTAATTTGAGCTTGAAAACATCGTATGTGCGCCCTTTTTCATTGGTTTTCGTGTAGTGGTTGAGTACGGTTGCTGTGTTTACATGTAAAGATTCCCGCGTCAATTCTTTGAAGTGGTAAAATTCTATGGCAAGGGAGATACACGCAACACAAAGCACCACGGAGAGTGTCAGAAAAAATTCCTTTTTGCTGACAAAGAGTGGTACGCTGAGCATTGGTTAAAGCGGAGGCAAACTAATCTTCGCCTCTTGCGAAATGGAGGCATTGTATTGAACGACTTCAATCGGAATAGAATTTTTCCCACCATCCACAAAGCGCGTGCACGCCTTTTGAAAAATCAAGTTCGCCACACCAACCGGTCCATTTCTATTTTTTCCAACAATGACCTCGGCTGACTCTTCTGGTTTTTCAAAGAAGTCACTTTTGTACTCTTTGCCCTCGGTTCTGGCCTTTTGCTCTTTCTCTTTCTCTTCACGCATACGGTAAACATCATCACGGTAGACAAACAAGATCATATCGGCATCTTGCTCGATCGCACCTGATTCCCTAAGGTCGCTTAGCATTGGGCGTTTATCGCTTCTGGCTTCAAGTCCACGGTTAAGCTGCGAAAGTGCGATGATAGGAATGTTCAGCTCCCTCGCTAGAAGTTTAAGTCCACGGCTAATATCACTCACCTCTATATGCCTGTCTCTCGTTCCAGCCGAACTCATCAACTGCAAGTAGTCGATGATCGCGAGTGAAATTTCAGGGTGTTGGGATTTGAGTTTACGAAGCTTTGCTCTGACTTTATGAATATCCACCGAGCCATTATCGTCCACAAAAAATTTGCGTTTACTCATCTCATCCGCAGCGCTCGTCAGTCTTCCCCACTGCTCATCGCCCATATCGCCCACTTTGAGCTTTTGAAGCGGTATGGATGTCTTCGCACTGAGCATCCTGAGCATCAACTGCTCGGCTGGCATCTCAAGGGAAAAGATCGCAACACCTTTGCCTCGATCTAACGCATTTTGAGCCAAATTCAGACAAAAAGCCGTATTGTGTGTTACCGTCATATCTTCGAGTAAAAAGAGGCTATTGCCATCAATTTCAAACCCATAATAGTCATCGACTTGATCAAATTCAACTTGAATCCCTGTTTGATTCCAACTGCGTTTTACGCGCCATGGCACAGCAATTTTGCGTTTAATTTTCACAGGAATGGTATCGACATTGCCAAAAATGCGCACGCGATACACTTTACATGTAAAGCCAATCGACTCAATCGCAGCCTCTTTTTCTTTCAGTGACGTTCTAAACCCCAACGTATCGGCTAAAAATTTAATCTGCCTAGCAAGCGCTTCTTCTTTTTGGGTAATCTCATAGCCATTGCACTGCGCGTCATAGTGACCATCGCTGTCTAAAAGTCCTGCTAAAAGTTCCAAACGATTGTGCGTTGAGTTGATAAGAAAATCGTGTGGAATATGCTTGTTTTCAATCACTCCTAATTGTCGAAGCGTGGCTTGCAGACTCTCTTTTTTAGTATTGTCAACATTCACAATACCATACATCGGGCATTTGCCATCCTCTTTTGACTGACTCACACCCAGTCCTAAACGCGTCGCATAGTCACTCAAATACGCCACAACTTCTTCATCTTGCGTTGCAATACGTACATCCGATTTCCGGCCATCGCCCAACCACAATCCTAAAAAATAGGGCTCAATTTCCAGCGCTTTTTCCATAAATTTGACAGGGACTTTGTAGCCTTTGTAGTTGCTTTTAAACTTTTTACTTTTATCCAGATACTCACGAATCGAAATATTTAAAACATCGCCATGCGTATGCTTTCCCTCATTTCGTGAACGTTTTAAGGAGAGAATGTGTGATTCATTAACACGATAATCGATTCCCTTATTTTGCCTTACCCAGTACATTCTTTCTCTGCCACGCGCTAAAGAGAGCACTTTTCGTGGCGTTGAGTCATCGCCCATCAAGAGTTCACCCACGCAAATATCTTCAACATTTTTCAAAACACCATCATACATCAGCACTTTCGTACCTTTGGCTAGACACTTACCCATCGCCGGCCTTGCCGCCACAATGATGAGATCGCCCTCGCCGAAACCTGAGGTCAAACGATTGATTTCGGCAAATCCACTGTCCACACCGACAACACCAGAGTTTCCACGTTTTTTCATCTCGTGAATGTGCGCAATGGTGGCGTGTGTCATCTCAGGTGATTCACGAAATTCCTTAGTGCCACTTTCTTGGGTAATCTGATAAAGCTTTTGTTGCACGAGATCGACCACTTCATTGGATGGCAAGTCTTTCTCAACCGCGATTTCTTTGATGTCACTGGTCAGCTGTACAAGCTCTCGCTTAATTGCCTTCTCACGAATCTCTTCGACATACGCTTTAGTGGCAGGAAGAGGATTCGTTGAGAGGATTTCCAACATCGCGTCTTCATCAAAACGCCCTTGTTGGTTGAGCTTTTTCTTGATGAACTCTTCATCAATCGGCAAATCTTCCCTCTCGCACGCCTCCATCGCTTCGTAAATATAACGATGACTTGGCAGGTAAAAATCTTTCGCGCTAATGACCGCTGCAATATCTTCAAACGTCGCAGGATTAAATAAAATGGAGCTAAGAACCGAGCGCTCTATATTGACATTGTGCAGATTGCTCATGCTTTGTACTCCTTGGCAGCAAGCTCAACCGCTTCTAAAAATTTATCGACGAGGTCTTCTTCTTTGAGTTTGGCAACTACTTCGCCTTTGACCATCACAAGCCCTTGACCTTTTCCAAACGCAATGGCAACATCGGCATGTTTGGCTTCGCCAATGGCATTGACGACACAGCCCATAACTGAGATGTTTAGAGGTGCTTTGATGTGTTTGGTACGGCGCTCTACTTCAGCTACGGCATTGACCAAATTGGCTTCCAAGCGTCCGCACGTTGGGCAGGAGATGATGTTAATGCCCTCTGCTTCAACACCACTGTCTTTTAAAATGGCACGCCCTACTTTAATCTCTTCTTCAAGCTCTCCCGTGATGGAAACTCTCAACGTATCGCCAATGCCATCGAGCAAAAGAGAACCCAGTGCAATAGACGATTTAATCGTTGAGTGAAACAAGGTGCCTGCTTCTGTGACGCCTAAATGAAATGGGTACTCCACCAAAGGGCGAAGCATGCGGTACGCTTCAACGGTACGATCCACATCACTGGCTTTTAAGGAGACTTTCATATTGGTAAAGCCCAAATCTTCGAGGTATTTGATGTTATACAGAGCCGATTCGACCATCCCTTTAGCGGTAGGACCATATTTCTCATCAAACTCTTTTTCCAAACTTCCGCTGTTCACGCCAATGCGAATCGGAATGCCCCGTTCATTGCACGCTTTCACGACCTCTTTAACACGCTCTTTGTTGCCAATATTGCCAGGGTTGATGCGAATACAATCCACCACTTCCGCAGCAATCAGTGCTAAACGGTAATTAAAGTGAATGTCCGCAACGATAGGCAAAGTGGAGCGCTCTTTAATCGCTTTAAGTGCGTGCGCATCGTCATAATCGGGTACGGCTAAACGCACGATGTCAGCTCCTGCAAAATGCAAACGGCGAATTTGCTCTACAGTTGCTTCCACATCATGTGTTTTTGAAAACGTCATCGATTGAACAGGAATTTTGGCATTGCCACCAATGGGCACATTGCCGACAAAAATTTGTTTGGTTGGGTATCGTTTTATCATTGTTTATCACTTTCATTCAAAAGTCAAAGCTTTTTGTACATTAGTTTATAGATGGATTATATCTTTTTGATATTAAGAAAATGATAACGGATCCATATCTGCTTCTACATGTAAAAGTTTCACCGCATGTGCTAATTCGAGTAACGCTTTACTGGAATCACTGCGAGCTAGAAGCTCATAGCGGTATTTATTGGCGATTTTAGCGATGTTGGCTTTGCCAAATCCTACCACTTCGACCTGTGGAAAGCTTTGTGCAATGAGTGCTACTTTATCGATCAGTTCTTTGGCTTTTTCATCTTTGACATGTGCGCTCATGAGTCTAAGCATCTTTTTAAAAGGAGGGTAAAGTCCTTTTCGAAACACCAATTCATCCTTTAAAAACTGCTCAAAATCACCCAAATAGTGCTTGAAAAATTCGCTGTTTTTACTCTGAATCAGCACTTCACCATACCCTTTTCGCCCTGCTCGCCCTGCGATTTGCAATACCAATGCCAGCGTTTTTTCGCGCGATCTAAAATCACTCATCCCCAACAGTGCATCCACACCTAAGATGACAGCAAGCCCCACACCATGGTAGTCATGCCCTTTGCTGAGCATCTGCGTACCAACCATAATGTCGATCTTATGATCATTAAAATCGCTCAAAATCTCGGAGAGTTTTTTCTCTGTTCGCACCTCATCGCGGTCAAACTGTTGTACCACAT
Above is a genomic segment from Sulfurospirillum halorespirans DSM 13726 containing:
- the dnaB gene encoding replicative DNA helicase codes for the protein MSNLHNVNIERSVLSSILFNPATFEDIAAVISAKDFYLPSHRYIYEAMEACEREDLPIDEEFIKKKLNQQGRFDEDAMLEILSTNPLPATKAYVEEIREKAIKRELVQLTSDIKEIAVEKDLPSNEVVDLVQQKLYQITQESGTKEFRESPEMTHATIAHIHEMKKRGNSGVVGVDSGFAEINRLTSGFGEGDLIIVAARPAMGKCLAKGTKVLMYDGVLKNVEDICVGELLMGDDSTPRKVLSLARGRERMYWVRQNKGIDYRVNESHILSLKRSRNEGKHTHGDVLNISIREYLDKSKKFKSNYKGYKVPVKFMEKALEIEPYFLGLWLGDGRKSDVRIATQDEEVVAYLSDYATRLGLGVSQSKEDGKCPMYGIVNVDNTKKESLQATLRQLGVIENKHIPHDFLINSTHNRLELLAGLLDSDGHYDAQCNGYEITQKEEALARQIKFLADTLGFRTSLKEKEAAIESIGFTCKVYRVRIFGNVDTIPVKIKRKIAVPWRVKRSWNQTGIQVEFDQVDDYYGFEIDGNSLFLLEDMTVTHNTAFCLNLAQNALDRGKGVAIFSLEMPAEQLMLRMLSAKTSIPLQKLKVGDMGDEQWGRLTSAADEMSKRKFFVDDNGSVDIHKVRAKLRKLKSQHPEISLAIIDYLQLMSSAGTRDRHIEVSDISRGLKLLARELNIPIIALSQLNRGLEARSDKRPMLSDLRESGAIEQDADMILFVYRDDVYRMREEKEKEQKARTEGKEYKSDFFEKPEESAEVIVGKNRNGPVGVANLIFQKACTRFVDGGKNSIPIEVVQYNASISQEAKISLPPL
- the ispG gene encoding flavodoxin-dependent (E)-4-hydroxy-3-methylbut-2-enyl-diphosphate synthase, with translation MIKRYPTKQIFVGNVPIGGNAKIPVQSMTFSKTHDVEATVEQIRRLHFAGADIVRLAVPDYDDAHALKAIKERSTLPIVADIHFNYRLALIAAEVVDCIRINPGNIGNKERVKEVVKACNERGIPIRIGVNSGSLEKEFDEKYGPTAKGMVESALYNIKYLEDLGFTNMKVSLKASDVDRTVEAYRMLRPLVEYPFHLGVTEAGTLFHSTIKSSIALGSLLLDGIGDTLRVSITGELEEEIKVGRAILKDSGVEAEGINIISCPTCGRLEANLVNAVAEVERRTKHIKAPLNISVMGCVVNAIGEAKHADVAIAFGKGQGLVMVKGEVVAKLKEEDLVDKFLEAVELAAKEYKA